The proteins below are encoded in one region of Homo sapiens chromosome 8, GRCh38.p14 Primary Assembly:
- the RP1L1 gene encoding retinitis pigmentosa 1-like 1 protein, translating into MNSTPRNAQAPSHRECFLPSVARTPSVTKVTPAKKITFLKRGDPRFAGVRLAVHQRAFKTFSALMDELSQRVPLSFGVRSVTTPRGLHSLSALEQLEDGGCYLCSDKKPPKTPSGPGRPQERNPTAQQLRDVEGQREAPGTSSSRKSLKTPRRILLIKNMDPRLQQTVVLSHRNTRNLAAFLGKASDLLRFPVKQLYTTSGKKVDSLQALLHSPSVLVCAGHEAFRTPAMKNARRSEAETLSGLTSRNKNGSWGPKTKPSVIHSRSPPGSTPRLPERPGPSNPPVGPAPGRHPQDTPAQSGPLVAGDDMKKKVRMNEDGSLSVEMKVRFHLVGEDTLLWSRRMGRASALTAASGEDPVLGEVDPLCCVWEGYPWGFSEPGVWGPRPCRVGCREVFGRGGQPGPKYEIWTNPLHASQGERVAARKRWGLAQHVRCSGLWGHGTAGRERCSQDSASPASSTGLPEGSEPESSCCPRTPEDGVDSASPSAQIGAERKAGGSLGEDPGLCIDGAGLGGPEQGGRLTPRARSEEGASSDSSASTGSHEGSSEWGGRPQGCPGKARAETSQQEASEGGDPASPALSLSSLRSDDLQAETQGQGTEQATGAAVTREPLVLGLSCSWDSEGASSTPSTCTSSQQGQRRHRSRASAMSSPSSPGLGRVAPRGHPRHSHYRKDTHSPLDSSVTKQVPRPPERRRACQDGSVPRYSGSSSSTRTQASGNLRPPSSGSLPSQDLLGTSSATVTPAVHSDFVSGVSPHNAPSAGWAGDAGSRTCSPAPIPPHTSDSCSKSGAASLGEEARDTPQPSSPLVLQVGRPEQGAVGPHRSHCCSQPGTQPAQEAQRGPSPEASWLCGRYCPTPPRGRPCPQRRSSSCGSTGSSHQSTARGPGGSPQEGTRQPGPTPSPGPNSGASRRSSASQGAGSRGLSEEKTLRSGGGPQGQEEASGVSPSSLPRSSPEAVVREWLDNIPEEPILMTYELADETTGAAGGGLRGPEVDPGDDHSLEGLGEPAQAGQQSLEGDPGQDPEPEGALLGSSDTGPQSGEGVPQGAAPEGVSEAPAEAGADREAPAGCRVSLRALPGRVSASTQIMRALMGSKQGRPSSVPEVSRPMARRLSCSAGALITCLASLQLFEEDLGSPASKVRFKDSPRYQELLSISKDLWPGCDVGEDQLDSGLWELTWSQALPDLGSHAMTENFTPTSSSGVDISSGSGGSGESSVPCAMDGTLVTQGTELPLKTSNQRPDSRTYESPGDLENQQQCCFPTFLNARACACATNEDEAERDSEEQRASSNLEQLAENTVQEEVQLEETKEGTEGEGLQEEAVQLEETKTEEGLQEEGVQLEETKETEGEGQQEEEAQLEEIEETGGEGLQEEGVQLEEVKEGPEGGLQGEALEEGLKEEGLPEEGSVHGQELSEASSPDGKGSQEDDPVQEEEAGRASASAEPCPAEGTEEPTEPPSHLSETDPSASERQSGSQLEPGLEKPPGATMMGQEHTQAQPTQGAAERSSSVACSAALDCDPIWVSVLLKKTEKAFLAHLASAVAELRARWGLQDNDLLDQMAAELQQDVAQRLQDSTKRELQKLQGRAGRMVLEPPREALTGELLLQTQQRRHRLRGLRNLSAFSERTLGLGPLSFTLEDEPALSTALGSQLGEEAEGEEFCPCEACVRKKVSPMSPKATMGATRGPIKEAFDLQQILQRKRGEHTDGEAAEVAPGKTHTDPTSTRTVQGAEGGLGPGLSQGPGVDEGEDGEGSQRLNRDKDPKLGEAEGDAMAQEREGKTHNSETSAGSELGEAEQEGEGISERGETGGQGSGHEDNLQGEAAAGGDQDPGQSDGAEGIEAPEAEGEAQPESEGVEAPEAEGDAQEAEGEAQPESEDVEAPEAEGEAQPESEDVETPEAEWEVQPESEGAEAPEAEKEAQPETESVEALETEGEDEPESEGAEAQEAEEAAQEAEGQTQPESEVIESQEAEEEAQPESEDVEALEVEVETQEAEGEAQPESEDVEAPEAEGEMQEAEEEAQPESDGVEAQPKSEGEEAQEVEGETQKTEGDAQPESDGVEAPEAEEEAQEAEGEVQEAEGEAHPESEDVDAQEAEGEAQPESEGVEAPEAEGEAQKAEGIEAPETEGEAQPESEGIEAPEAEGEAQPESEGVEAQDAEGEAQPESEGIEAQEAEEEAQPELEGVEAPEAEGEAQPESEGIEAPEAEGEAQPELEGVEAPEAEEEAQPEPEGVETPEAEGEAQPESEGETQGEKKGSPQVSLGDGQSEEASESSSPVPEDRPTPPPSPGGDTPHQRPGSQTGPSSSRASSWGNCWQKDSENDHVLGDTRSPDAKSTGTPHAERKATRMYPESSTSEQEEAPLGSRTPEQGASEGYDLQEDQALGSLAPTEAVGRADGFGQDDLDF; encoded by the exons ATGAACAGCACCCCCAGGAATGCCCAGGCCCCGAGCCACCGTGAGTGCTTCCTGCCCTCTGTGGCTCGCACCCCCTCGGTCACCAAGGTCACGCCAGCCAAGAAGATCACCTTCCTCAAGCGAGGGGATCCACGGTTTGCTGGGGTCCGCCTGGCCGTTCACCAGCGCGCCTTTAAGACCTTCAGCGCCCTCATGGACGAGCTCTCCCAGCGCGTGCCTCTCTCCTTTGGGGTGCGCTCTGTCACCACACCCCGGGGCCTGCATAGCCTCAGCGCCCTGGAGCAGCTGGAAGATGGAGGCTGCTACCTCTGCTCTGATAAGAAGCCccccaagacccccagtggaccAGGCCGGCCACAGGAGAGAAACCCCACTGCTCAGCAGTTGCGGGATGTCGAAGGCCAGCGTGAAGCCCCAGGCACCTCCTCCTCCCGGAAGAGTCTTAAAACCCCCCGGAGGATACTGCTGATTAAGAACATGGACCCTCGCCTCCAGCAGACAGTGGTTCTCAGTCACAGGAATACTAGGAACCTGGCCGCCTTTCTCGGCAAAGCCTCAGATCTCCTGCGCTTTCCTGTGAAGCAGTTGTACACGACCAGCGGGAAAAAG GTGGACTCGCTGCAGGCCCTGCTGCACAGCCCCTCTGTGCTGGTGTGTGCCGGGCATGAGGCCTTCAGAACCCCAGCCATGAAAAATGCCAGGAGAAGCGAGGCTGAAACTTTATCTGGGCTGACTTCAAGAAACAAAAACG GGAGCTGGGGGCCAAAGACCAAGCCGAGTGTGATCCATTCGCGGTCTCCGCCAGGCAGCACGCCACGGCTGCCAGAAAGGCCTGGTCCTAGCAACCCCCCGGTGGGCCCTGCTCCTGGCAGGCACCCTCAGGACACGCCAGCTCAGTCGGGCCCGCTGGTGGCTGGCGATGACATGAAGAAGAAGGTCCGCATGAATGAGGACGGCAGCCTGTCCGTGGAGATGAAAGTCCGCTTCCACCTGGTCGGCGAGGACACGCTCCTATGGTCCCGGAGGATGGGCAGGGCCAGCGCCCTCACGGCAGCCAGTGGGGAAGACCCCGTTCTGGGGGAGGTAGACCCCCTCTGCTGTGTGTGGGAGGGCTACCCTTGGGGCTTCTCAGAGCCTGGGGTGTGGGGACCCCGGCCCTGCAGGGTGGGATGCAGGGAAGTCTTTGGCCGAGGCGGGCAGCCAGGGCCCAAGTATGAAATCTGGACGAATCCCCTGCATGCCTCCCAGGGAGAGAGAGTGGCAGCTCGGAAGAGGTGGGGACTGGCCCAGCACGTCCGCTGCAGTGGCCTGTGGGGCCACGGGACTGCCGGGAGGGAGAGATGCAGCCAGGACAGTGCCAGCCCAGCCTCCAGCACCGGCCTCCCCGAGGGCTCGGAGCCAGAGTCCTCCTGCTGCCCCAGGACCCCGGAGGACGGGGTGGACAGTGCCAGCCCCTCTGCCCAGATAGGGGCTGAGCGGAAAGCTGGAGGGAGCCTGGGTGAGGACCCCGGCCTATGCATAGATGGAGCAGGGCTGGGCGGCCCAGAGCAAGGCGGCCGCCTGACACCGAGGGCCCGGAGTGAGGAGGGGGCTTCTTCGGACTCGTCAGCCAGCACCGGCTCTCATGAGGGATCCAGCGAATGGGGTGGGCGGCCCCAGGGCTGTCCAGGCAAGGCAAGGGCCGAGACCTCTCAGCAGGAGGCCAGCGAGGGAGGCGACCCCGCTTCTCCAGCCCTGAGTCTTTCATCTTTAAGGAGTGACGACCTGCAGGCAGAGACGCAAGGACAGGGCACCGAGCAGGCCACGGGAGCGGCTGTGACAAGGGAGCCTCTGGTTCTGGGCCTTTCCTGCTCCTGGGACTCGGAAGGAGCCTCTTCCACCCCTTCCACCTGCACTTCATCCCAGCAGGGGCAGAGAAGGCACAGAAGCCGGGCCAGTGCAATGTCCTCACCCAGCAGCCCTGGCCTTGGCCGAGTGGCCCCGAGAGGCCATCCCAGGCATTCTCACTACCGCAAGGACACCCACAGCCCACTGGACTCCTCTGTAACCAAGCAAGTGCCGAGGCCTCCTGAGCGGCGAAGGGCCTGCCAGGATGGCTCAGTGCCACGATATTCTGGAAGCTCATCGAGCACCAGGACACAGGCCTCTGGGAACCTGAGACCTCCCTCCTCGGGCTCTCTTCCTTCCCAGGACCTTCTGGGAACCAGCAGTGCCACTGTCACCCCTGCAGTCCACTCGGATTTTGTTTCTGGAGTCTCCCCGCACAACGCTCCCTCTGCCGGGTGGGCAGGGGACGCGGGGTCCAGGACATGCTCGCCGGCCCCCATACCTCCCCACACATCCGACTCCTGCTCAAAATCTGGGGCTGCCAGCCTGGGGGAAGAGGCCAGGGACACGCCTCAGCCCTCCTCACCCTTGGTTCTGCAGGTTGGACGGCCTGAGCAAGGGGCGGTGGGCCCCCACCGAAGCCACTGCTGCTCACAGCCTGGGACGCAGCCGGCCCAAGAGGCCCAGCGGGGACCCTCCCCTGAGGCTAGCTGGCTGTGTGGCAGGTACTGTCCCACCCCGCCCAGGGGGcggccctgcccccagaggcgCTCTTCCAGCTGTGGGAGCACCGGCAGCAGCCACCAAAGCACTGCCCGGGGGCCAGGTGGGAGCCCGCAGGAGGGGACACGCCAGCCAGGCCCCACGCCGTCCCCAGGCCCCAATTCAGGGGCATCAAGGAGAAGCAGTGCCAGCCAGGGTGCGGGGTCTCGGGGGCTGTCCGAGGAGAAGACCTTGAGGAGTGGGGGAGGCCcccaggggcaggaggaggccAGTGGTGTGTCACCCAGCTCTCTGCCCCGCTCGTCTCCAGAGGCTGTGGTCCGCGAATGGCTGGACAACATTCCAGAAGAGCCCATACTCATGACATATGAGTTGGCGGACGAGACCACAGGTGCAGCTGGGGGTGGCCTGAGAGGCCCCGAGGTGGACCCTGGGGATGACCATTCTCTGGAAGGCCTGGGGGAGCCAGCTCAGGCGGGACAGCAGTCCCTGGAAGGGGACCCCGGCCAGGACCCAGAGCCAGAGGGAGCCCTCCTGGGGAGTAGTGACACTGGTCCCCAATCAGGAGAGGGTGTCCCCCAAGGGGCAGCTCCAGAGGGAGTTTCCGAGGCCCCTGCAGAGGCCGGAGCAGACAGAGAGGCCCCAGCAGGCTGCAGGGTGAGCCTGCGGGCACTTCCTGGCCGGGTGTCTGCCTCCACGCAGATCATGAGGGCGCTGATGGGCTCCAAGCAGGGCCGGCCCAGCAGCGTGCCCGAAGTGTCTAGGCCCATGGCCAGGAGGCTCAGCTGCTCAGCCGGGGCCCTCATTACTTGTCTGGCCAGTCTGCAGTTATTTGAGGAAGACCTTGGGTCTCCTGCCAGCAAAGTGAGGTTCAAAGACTCCCCTCGGTACCAGGAGCTGCTCAGCATCTCGAAGGACCTGTGGCCAGGATGTGACGTTGGGGAAGACCAGCTGGACTCAGGCCTCTGGGAGCTCACATGGAGCCAGGCTCTGCCAGACCTTGGGTCCCATGCCATGACGGAGAACTTCACGCCCACATCCTCCTCTGGTGTGGACATCAGCAGCGGCTCTGGAGGCTCAGGGGAGAGTAGCGTACCCTGTGCCATGGACGGCACCCTGGTGACACAGGGGACAGAGCTGCCCCTGAAAACCTCCAACCAGAGGCCTGATTCAAGAACTTATGAGAGCCCAGGGGATCTGGAAAACCAACAGCAGTGTTGTTTCCCAACCTTCTTGAACGCCCGAGCCTGCGCTTGTGCCACCAATGAGGATGAAGCAGAAAGAGACAGTGAGGAGCAGAGGGCGAGCTCGAACCTGGAGCAGTTAGCTGAAAACACAGTGCAAGAAGAGGTGCAATTAGAGGAAACTAAAGAAGGAACAGAAGGAGAAGGGCTGCAAGAAGAGGCGGTGCAGTTAGAGGAAACTAAAACAGAAGAAGGGCTGCAAGAAGAGGGGGTGCAGTTAGAGGAAACTAAAGAAACAGAAGGAGAAGGACAGCAAGAAGAAGAGGCGCAGTTAGAGGAAATTGAAGAAACAGGAGGAGAAGGGCTGCAAGAAGAGGGGGTGCAGTTAGAGGAAGTTAAAGAAGGGCCAGAAGGAGGACTGCAAGGAGAGGCTCTTGAAGAGGGTCTCAAAGAGGAAGGACTTCCAGAAGAAGGAAGCGTCCACGGGCAGGAATTGTCAGAGGCCAGCTCTCCGGATGGGAAAGGCTCCCAGGAAGATGACCCAGtccaggaggaggaagcaggaagagcctctgcctctgcagagCCGTGCCCCGCAGAGGGCACAGAGGAACCCACAGAGCCCCCTAGTCATCTCAGCGAGACGGACCCAAGTGCCAGCGAGAGGCAGAGTGGCTCCCAGCTTGAGCCTGGTTTGGAAAAGCCGCCCGGAGCCACCATGATGGGCCAAGAGCACACGCAGGCCCAACCCACCCAGggggctgcagagaggagctctTCGGTGGCCTGCAGCGCGGCTCTGGACTGCGACCCCATCTGGGTGTCCGTGTTACTGAAGAAGACGGAGAAGGCCTTCCTGGCCCACCTTGCCAGTGCGGTGGCTGAGCTCCGAGCACGCTGGGGCCTGCAGGACAATGATCTGCTGGACCAGATGGCGGCCGAGCTGCAGCAGGACGTGGCCCAACGCCTCCAGGACAGCACCAAGAGAGAGCTCCAGAAGCTCCAGGGCCGGGCGGGTAGGATGGTGCTGGAGCCTCCAAGGGAGGCCCTCACCGGGGAGCTGCTCCTGCAGACCCAGCAGCGCAGACACCGTCTCCGGGGCCTGCGAAACCTCTCGGCCTTCTCTGAGCGGACCCTGGGCCTGGGGCCCCTCTCCTTCACCCTGGAGGACGAGCCAGCCCTCAGCACAGCCCTGGGGAGCCAGCTGGGCGAGGAGGCGGAGGGGGAGGAGTTCTGTCCCTGCGAGGCCTGCGTGAGGAAGAAAGTGAGCCCTATGTCCCCCAAGGCCACAATGGGGGCAACCAGAGGTCCCATCAAAGAGGCCTTTGACCTGCAGCAGATTCTGCAGAGGAAGAGGGGAGAACACACTGATGGGGAGGCAGCAGAGGTGGCCCCTGGCAAGACCCACACGGACCCCACGAGCACTAGGACTGTCCAGGGAGCTGAGGGAGGGCTGGGGCCGGGGCTGAGCCAGGGGCCTGGAGTGGACGAGGGTGAGGATGGCGAGGGGAGCCAGAGACTCAACAGAGACAAAGATCCCAAACtcggggaggcagagggagatgcAATGGctcaggagagagaagggaaaaccCACAACAGTGAAACCAGTGCGGGCAGTGAGTTGGGGGAAGCTGAGCAGGAGGGAGAGGGCATAAGTGAAAGGGGAGAAACTGGGGGTCAAGGCTCTGGGCATGAGGACAACTTGCAGGGTGAAGCTGCGGCAGGAGGTGACCAAGATCCAGGACAGAGTGATGGGGCCGAAGGCATAGAGGCCCCGGAGGCTGAAGGGGAGGCCCAGCCAGAGTCAGAAGGTGTAGAGGCCCCAGAGGCAGAAGGGGatgcccaggaggctgaaggggaggCCCAGCCAGAGTCAGAAGATGTAGAGGCCCCAGAGGCAGAAGGAGAGGCCCAGCCAGAGTCAGAAGATGTAGAGACCCCAGAGGCAGAATGGGAGGTCCAGCCAGAGTCAGAAGGTGCAGAAGCCCCGGAGGCAGAAAAGGAGGCCCAGCCAGAGACAGAAAGTGTAGAGGCCCTGGAGACTGAAGGGGAGGACGAGCCAGAGTCAGAAGGTGCAGAGGCCCAAGAGGCAGAAGAGgcggcccaggaggcagaagggcAGACCCAGCCAGAGTCAGAAGTTATAGAGtcccaggaggcagaagaggaagccCAGCCAGAGTCAGAAGATGTAGAGGCCCTGGAGGTTGAAGTggagacccaggaggcagaaggggaGGCCCAGCCAGAGTCAGAAGATGTAGAGGCCCCAGAGGCTGAAGGGGAGATGcaagaggcagaagaggaggcCCAGCCAGAGTCAGACGGTGTAGAGGCCCAGCCAAAGTCAGAAGGTGAAgaggcccaggaggttgaagggGAGACCCAGAAGACAGAAGGGGATGCCCAGCCAGAGTCAGACGGTGTAGAGGCCCCggaggcagaagaggaggcacaggaggctgaaggggaggtccaggaggcagaaggggaGGCCCACCCAGAGTCAGAAGATGTAGatgcccaggaggcagaaggggaGGCCCAGCCAGAATCAGAAGGTGTAGAGGCCCCAGAGGCAGAAGGGGAGGCCCAGAAGGCAGAAGGTATAGAGGCCCCAGAGACTGAAGGGGAGGCCCAGCCAGAGTCAGAAGGTATAGAGGCCCCAGAGGCTGAAGGGGAGGCCCAGCCTGAGTCAGAAGGTGTAGAGGCCCAGGATGCAGAAGGGGAGGCCCAGCCAGAGTCAGAAGGTATAGAggcccaggaggctgaagaggaggcCCAACCAGAGTTAGAAGGTGTAGAGGCCCCAGAGGCAGAAGGGGAGGCCCAGCCAGAGTCAGAAGGTATAGAGGCCCCAGAGGCAGAAGGGGAGGCCCAACCAGAGTTAGAAGGTGTAGAGGCCCCGGAGGCTGAAGAGGAGGCCCAGCCAGAGCCAGAAGGCGTAGAGACCCCGGAGGCTGAAGGGGAGGCCCAGCCAGAGTCAGAAGGAGAAACTCAAGGTGAGAAAAAGGGGAGCCCTCAGGTCAGTCTAGGAGATGGCCAATCTGAGGAGGCTTCTGAAAGCAGCAGCCCAGTCCCTGAGGACAGGCCCACTCCACCCCCTTCCCCAGGTGGAGACACTCCCCACCAAAGGCCAGGCTCCCAAACAGGCCCTTCCTCCTCCAGAGCATCCTCTTGGGGCAACTGCTGGCAGAAAGACTCAGAAAATGACCATGTACTTGGAGACACAAGGAGCCCTGATGCCAAGTCCACGGGGACCCCTCATGCAGAGAGGAAGGCCACCAGGATGTACCCAGAAAGTTCTACTTCTGAGCAAGAAGAGGCCCCTTTGGGCTCAAGGACTCCAGAGCAGGGGGCCAGTGAAGGTTATGACCTACAAGAGGACCAGGCACTCGGAAGTCTCGCCCCCACTGAGGCAGTGGGCAGGGCAGACGGCTTTGGCCAAGATGACTTAGATTTCTAG